One Ostrea edulis chromosome 2, xbOstEdul1.1, whole genome shotgun sequence genomic region harbors:
- the LOC130052187 gene encoding uncharacterized protein LOC130052187 translates to MKQQLHIILNERRTGSFSSIFVSEEECHQTEEMTRLQGESPKWHAIRRERITASVAGDIVKRRAAFEPLTGRLKTTRKVVTESMRHGLSFEAVAADAFVRLLNNNVNIYPCGVVVSPYAPWLAATPDRKVYNPTMNQPYGLLEIKCPLKPL, encoded by the exons ATGAAACAACAACTTCATATCATTCTGAATGAGAGAAGAACTGGTAgcttttcttcaatttttgtgtCAGAGGAGGAATGTCATCAAACTGAGGAGATGACACGACTACAAGGAGAGAGTCCGAAGTGGCACGCAATCCGTAGGGAGAGAATTACTGCTTCAGTGGCTGGTGATATCGTAAAGCGGAGAGCAG CCTTTGAACCTCTAACTGGAAGACTGAAGACAACAAGAAAAGTTGTTACAGAGAGCATGCGTCATGGGTTGTCATTTGAGGCAGTTGCTGCTGACGCCTTTGTTAGA CTACTAAATAACAACGTCAACATATACCCATGTGGAGTTGTAGTTAGCCCTTATGCTCCATGGCTTGCTGCTACACCTGATCGGAAGGTATACAACCCCACTATGAATCAACCTTACGGCTTGCTTGAGATCAAGTGTCCTCTAAAGCCCTTGTAA